Within the Butyrivibrio sp. AE3004 genome, the region TGACGCATCAAATATGCTAAAGCCGTACCTTACAGATGGTCATATCAGATTCATTGGTGCCACCACCTTTGAGGAGTACAAAAAATACTTTGAGAAAAACAAGAGCCTGGTAAGACGTTTTCAGAATGTTGAAATAAAGGAGCCGGGAGAAGAAGAGAGCATTAAAATTCTTGAAGGCTTAAAGGAAAAATACGAGAAGTATCACGGCGTAAAATATGGCAAGGGCGTACTTGAATATGCCGTTAAGATGAGTGCCAAGTATATAAATGAAAGATTTCTTCCCGATAAGGCAATCGACATTATAGATGAAGCCGGCTCCTACAGAAAGCTCCATCCCACAGATAAGGATGAACAGAAGGTGGGAAAGGATGTTATCAATGAGATACTGACAAAAATTTGCCGTGTGCCGATCGAAACCGTGGATACTGACGACATGGCGGGACTTGCAACTCTTGAGGACAGATTAAAGGGCAAGGTCTTTGGCCAGGATGAAGCGGTAAAACAGGTTGTAAATGCCGTCAAATTTTCAAAGGCAGGTCTTGGCGAGGAGAATAAACCGCTGGCGAGTCTTCTTTTCGTCGGGCCCACAGGTGTAGGTAAGACCGAGATAGCAAAACGCCTTGCGATGGAGCTTGGAGTTAAACTTGTCCGTTTTGATATGAGTGAGTATGGAGAAAAACATGCGGTAGCAAAACTCATCGGCTCGCCTGCAGGTTATGTGGGTTACGAGGAAGGCGGTATTTTAACCGAAGCAATAAGGAAGAATCCTTCGTCAGTACTCCTTCTTGATGAGATAGAAAAAGCGCATCCCGATATTTACAATGTCCTTTTGCAGGTGATGGATTATGCTACTCTCACGGATAATCAGGGAAGAAAAGCGGATTTCAGAAACGTTATTGTAATCATGACCTCCAACGCAGGTGCCAACCGCCTCGGAAAGAGCGGAATCGGCTTTGTGAGTGAAGGACATGATGACAGCGTTCTCATGGAGGAAGTAAAGCGTGTATTCCAGCCTGAATTCAGAAACCGTTTGAGCAAGGTTGTGGTGTTTGGAAGCATGGATTCCAAGATGGCGACAATGGTTGTGGATAAAAAGCTTGGAGAATTATGCGATCAGCTAAAGGCTAAGAAGATAGAGCTTTTGGCTGATGATGAAGCAAAACAGCTTATTAAAAAGCGCGGAATCAGTCAGGAATTCGGTGCAAGAGAGGTTGACCGTGTGATAAGAAATGACGTAAAGCCTCTGTTTGTTGATGAGATTTTATTTGGAAAGTTAAAGGATGGTGG harbors:
- a CDS encoding AAA family ATPase, translating into MNLSKEAMLVLQSAIEYASERNYECVTPEMVLLMLLHSQAFVDAYENCGGDKKALKKRLKKYIEKYVEKVDGRDPILSAGTQQMLNFAGQSAFGSGCAQVYIRHIIHAIWNLDNSYGVYYMEQDGLTEADFLQELSNIEDESALDGGSATTGNYEKSREDTGNLKIFAPCLNDTLEDVNPLIGRTVELERTIQILCRKDKNNPLHIGEPGVGKTAITYGLVERLRSGEVPDAIKGAKVFALDLGGMLAGTQYRGDFEKRFKKVLSEIGKEKRPIIYIDEIHNLSGAGAVGEGSFDASNMLKPYLTDGHIRFIGATTFEEYKKYFEKNKSLVRRFQNVEIKEPGEEESIKILEGLKEKYEKYHGVKYGKGVLEYAVKMSAKYINERFLPDKAIDIIDEAGSYRKLHPTDKDEQKVGKDVINEILTKICRVPIETVDTDDMAGLATLEDRLKGKVFGQDEAVKQVVNAVKFSKAGLGEENKPLASLLFVGPTGVGKTEIAKRLAMELGVKLVRFDMSEYGEKHAVAKLIGSPAGYVGYEEGGILTEAIRKNPSSVLLLDEIEKAHPDIYNVLLQVMDYATLTDNQGRKADFRNVIVIMTSNAGANRLGKSGIGFVSEGHDDSVLMEEVKRVFQPEFRNRLSKVVVFGSMDSKMATMVVDKKLGELCDQLKAKKIELLADDEAKQLIKKRGISQEFGAREVDRVIRNDVKPLFVDEILFGKLKDGGKIKLSVENGEFRILYQ